A DNA window from Candidatus Protochlamydia naegleriophila contains the following coding sequences:
- a CDS encoding arylsulfatase produces the protein MKWSQFLSSVAFLFVSIPLFGANDAAQTNAKKPNILVIMGDDVGWFNIGAYHRGVMSGKTPNLDKLASEGMLFTDYYAEASCTAGRANFITGQLPIRTGLTTVGQAGADVGLPAQACTIATALKALGYSTGQFGKNHLGDLNKYLPTVHGFDEYFGYLYHLDAMSDPYWFDYPQEWIDKTGPRNLIHSWATNVDDPTEQPRWGKVGKQKIVDEGPLAPFPDMKDRQNWQVSRPAKYDMQTFDDVIVKSSSDFMDKAKSDGKPFFIWHNTTRMHVFTYLSPKYQAMMNPSNNYNVEEAGMAQMDDSIGKLLKHLEEIGEANNTIVIFTTDNGAEVFTWPDGGMTPFRATKGTVFEGGFRVPCIARWPGHIKAGVIENGIFSGLDWFPTLLAIAGNADITDQLLKGVKLGEQTYKNHLDGYNQLNLLLGKGPSARHEIFYFGGAELGAIRIDNFKFQFFQQPWGWPGEKVTTDMPTIVNLRQDPFERTPAIRGESLNHLGGGYMNDFYARQFWRFVSVQKEVEKLALTAIDYPPMQAPASFNLSAIKAKVDAAIKASQGQ, from the coding sequence TCAATTCCTTTCCAGTGTGGCCTTCTTGTTTGTGTCGATCCCGCTTTTCGGCGCTAACGATGCGGCTCAAACGAATGCTAAGAAACCCAATATTTTAGTCATCATGGGCGATGACGTAGGCTGGTTCAACATAGGTGCTTATCACCGCGGTGTCATGTCTGGTAAGACGCCCAATCTTGACAAGCTTGCGAGTGAGGGGATGCTATTTACAGATTACTATGCCGAAGCCAGCTGTACAGCAGGCCGCGCGAATTTTATTACAGGGCAGCTCCCAATCCGTACGGGGTTAACGACTGTTGGGCAGGCGGGAGCGGATGTTGGACTCCCGGCCCAGGCATGTACGATCGCCACAGCACTCAAGGCGCTTGGCTATAGCACGGGTCAATTCGGCAAAAACCACTTAGGCGACTTAAACAAATATCTGCCGACTGTGCATGGATTTGACGAATATTTTGGCTATCTCTATCACCTTGATGCGATGTCAGATCCTTACTGGTTTGATTATCCACAGGAATGGATTGATAAAACAGGTCCGCGCAATCTCATTCATAGCTGGGCAACAAATGTCGATGATCCGACAGAGCAGCCGCGATGGGGCAAGGTTGGCAAACAGAAAATTGTGGATGAAGGGCCATTGGCGCCATTTCCAGACATGAAGGATAGGCAGAATTGGCAGGTTAGTCGCCCAGCTAAGTATGATATGCAAACCTTTGATGACGTGATTGTTAAAAGCTCTAGTGACTTCATGGATAAGGCTAAATCAGATGGCAAGCCGTTTTTCATTTGGCACAATACCACGCGCATGCACGTTTTTACTTATCTTTCGCCTAAGTATCAGGCGATGATGAATCCCTCGAACAATTACAATGTAGAAGAAGCCGGAATGGCTCAAATGGATGATAGTATTGGCAAGCTTCTTAAGCATTTAGAGGAGATTGGGGAGGCGAATAACACTATCGTTATTTTCACGACTGACAATGGAGCAGAAGTTTTTACTTGGCCGGATGGGGGCATGACACCCTTTCGGGCAACTAAGGGAACGGTATTTGAAGGCGGTTTTCGGGTTCCGTGCATTGCCCGTTGGCCTGGCCACATTAAAGCTGGGGTGATTGAAAATGGCATTTTCTCTGGTCTCGACTGGTTTCCAACGCTCCTGGCAATAGCTGGCAATGCTGATATCACGGATCAGCTACTCAAAGGCGTGAAGCTCGGAGAGCAAACGTACAAAAATCACCTCGATGGGTACAATCAGTTGAATCTGCTGCTCGGAAAAGGGCCTTCAGCCAGGCATGAGATCTTCTATTTTGGTGGAGCAGAGCTTGGCGCCATTCGGATTGATAATTTCAAATTCCAATTTTTCCAACAGCCTTGGGGATGGCCAGGAGAGAAAGTGACGACCGATATGCCGACTATTGTAAACCTCCGCCAAGATCCATTTGAGAGAACGCCTGCCATTCGCGGGGAGAGCCTAAACCACTTGGGTGGCGGCTATATGAACGACTTCTATGCACGCCAGTTTTGGCGCTTTGTCAGCGTTCAAAAGGAGGTTGAAAAGCTTGCCTTGACAGCTATTGATTATCCTCCTATGCAAGCGCCAGCCTCTTTCAATTTATCGGCAATCAA